One genomic region from Elusimicrobiota bacterium encodes:
- a CDS encoding DUF5678 domain-containing protein: MKEKGLKWLSKNEKKIEKYSGKWIAFVTNKGILSSGETVKEVIDIAEKKYCISNPFVFKVPRKDEEMYIL; the protein is encoded by the coding sequence GTGAAAGAAAAAGGATTGAAATGGCTTTCAAAAAATGAGAAAAAAATTGAAAAATATTCTGGGAAATGGATTGCTTTTGTCACAAACAAGGGAATTCTTTCTAGCGGAGAAACAGTAAAAGAAGTTATAGATATAGCGGAAAAAAAATATTGTATATCAAACCCTTTTGTTTTTAAAGTCCCACGAAAAGATGAAGAGATGTATATTTTATGA
- a CDS encoding nitrilase-related carbon-nitrogen hydrolase has product MARMIRGGLIQASNVISPTKDTSKMSKNEIKIEIEKIKKVMMEKHAKLTEEAGKKGVQVLCYQELFNLPYFPAEHHQRWYDSAEPIPGPTTEEVSKWAKKYSMAIVVPIYEYAMDGVYYNSCAVIDAGGKLLGTTRKMHIPYVHPGFYEKYYFKPGNTNYPVFQTAYCKVAPYICYDRHFPDGARILGLHGAEILFNPSATTAGVSKYLWELEQPAHAVANGYFVGAINRVGEEEPWKTGRFYGSSYFCDPRGKILVKGSEDKDEIIVADLDMELIYEVRNAWAFYRDRRPETYGDLTKLLP; this is encoded by the coding sequence ATGGCAAGAATGATTAGGGGTGGGTTAATTCAGGCATCTAATGTTATCTCACCAACGAAAGATACATCAAAGATGTCAAAGAATGAGATTAAGATTGAGATTGAGAAGATTAAAAAAGTGATGATGGAAAAACATGCGAAACTGACGGAGGAAGCAGGTAAAAAAGGCGTTCAGGTTCTATGCTATCAGGAACTATTTAATCTTCCGTACTTCCCGGCAGAACACCATCAGAGATGGTATGACTCCGCCGAACCGATACCGGGTCCGACAACGGAAGAGGTCTCAAAATGGGCAAAAAAGTATTCTATGGCAATAGTTGTTCCAATTTATGAATACGCTATGGATGGTGTGTATTACAATTCCTGTGCGGTTATTGATGCCGGAGGCAAACTTTTAGGCACTACACGAAAAATGCATATTCCATATGTTCATCCCGGATTTTATGAAAAGTATTATTTCAAGCCAGGAAATACAAACTATCCGGTATTCCAAACCGCATATTGTAAAGTAGCACCTTATATCTGTTATGATAGACATTTTCCCGACGGTGCCAGAATTTTAGGGCTTCATGGTGCAGAGATTTTGTTCAATCCATCTGCCACGACTGCCGGCGTATCAAAATATCTGTGGGAGTTAGAACAGCCCGCACACGCGGTTGCAAATGGTTATTTCGTCGGTGCTATCAATCGTGTTGGCGAAGAAGAGCCCTGGAAAACAGGCAGGTTTTACGGCTCTTCGTATTTCTGTGACCCGAGAGGAAAAATACTTGTGAAAGGTTCCGAAGATAAAGACGAAATTATTGTTGCTGATTTGGATATGGAATTGATTTACGAAGTCCGAAACGCATGGGCGTTTTATCGCGACCGCCGTCCTGAAACATATGGGGATTTAACAAAGCTGTTGCCATAA
- a CDS encoding aspartyl protease family protein, whose protein sequence is MKYKYPYLKFRNQFYPLVPLKICSGKRYVNTFALVDSGASICLFKPEIANHLGIEVEEGEEILLEGISGKISIYLHKVTIQIGIDKFDATVGFSEEYTASFNLIGRKDFFDRFIISFNEKNKKLELLNVK, encoded by the coding sequence ATGAAATATAAATATCCTTATTTAAAATTTAGAAATCAATTTTACCCGTTGGTTCCTTTAAAAATCTGTAGTGGAAAAAGATATGTTAATACTTTTGCTCTGGTTGATTCTGGTGCTTCAATTTGTCTGTTTAAACCTGAAATAGCAAATCATCTCGGGATTGAAGTAGAAGAAGGCGAGGAAATTTTATTAGAAGGGATAAGTGGAAAAATAAGCATCTATTTACATAAAGTTACAATTCAGATAGGGATAGACAAATTTGATGCAACTGTTGGATTTTCAGAGGAGTATACAGCAAGTTTCAATCTAATTGGCAGAAAAGATTTTTTTGATAGGTTTATAATATCTTTTAATGAGAAAAATAAAAAACTTGAACTTTTAAATGTAAAATAA
- a CDS encoding Glu/Leu/Phe/Val dehydrogenase yields MVEKINPWQVALEQLDEVAGKMNLDPGIHKKLRNCKRILTVSVPVKMDDGSVEVFEGYRVQHNIDRGPGKGGIRFHPDVSLDEVKALAMWMTWKCAVVNIPYGGAKGGVICNPKKMSLGELERLTRRYASEIFIIIGPEKDIPAPDVYTTPQVMGWIMDTYSMNVGHCVPGVVTGKPLSVGGSEGRNEATARGCVFTILEACKHLGINIKDATVAIQGYGNAGLIAHRLIVNEGAKVIAVSDSKGGVIDEKGLDFKAMEEHKKKTGSIVDFSGAKNITNAELLELECDILIPAALENQITKENAPRLKAKIVAEAANGPTTPEADKILYDKKIFLIPDILCNAGGVTVSYFEWVQDLQAHFWKETDVNEKLREIMTRSFGEVLSISQNEKVNMRLAAYILGVGRVAEAIKVRGIYP; encoded by the coding sequence ATGGTTGAAAAGATTAATCCGTGGCAGGTGGCACTGGAGCAGTTGGATGAAGTGGCAGGGAAGATGAATCTGGATCCGGGTATTCACAAGAAACTCAGAAATTGCAAAAGAATACTCACCGTTTCTGTGCCGGTAAAAATGGATGATGGCTCTGTAGAAGTTTTTGAGGGCTACCGCGTTCAGCACAACATAGACAGAGGTCCCGGCAAGGGCGGAATAAGATTCCATCCTGATGTCTCACTTGACGAAGTAAAAGCGCTTGCGATGTGGATGACCTGGAAATGTGCGGTGGTGAACATCCCTTACGGTGGTGCCAAAGGTGGTGTGATATGCAACCCAAAGAAAATGTCTTTAGGCGAACTTGAACGGCTCACCAGAAGATACGCATCTGAAATTTTTATCATAATAGGTCCTGAGAAAGATATTCCAGCACCAGATGTCTACACTACACCACAGGTGATGGGCTGGATAATGGACACATACTCAATGAATGTAGGTCACTGCGTACCCGGGGTTGTGACAGGGAAACCGCTATCAGTTGGTGGTTCAGAAGGCAGAAACGAAGCAACAGCCCGTGGCTGTGTATTCACAATTTTGGAAGCCTGTAAACATTTAGGTATAAACATTAAAGATGCAACCGTCGCTATTCAGGGCTATGGGAATGCCGGCTTGATTGCCCATCGGTTAATCGTTAATGAAGGTGCAAAAGTAATAGCAGTTAGCGATTCAAAAGGTGGAGTGATAGATGAAAAAGGGCTTGACTTCAAAGCGATGGAAGAACATAAAAAGAAAACCGGTTCAATTGTAGATTTTTCAGGTGCTAAAAATATTACCAACGCGGAACTTCTGGAATTGGAATGTGATATTCTGATACCAGCTGCTCTTGAAAACCAAATTACAAAAGAAAATGCTCCACGACTAAAAGCCAAAATCGTCGCTGAAGCAGCAAACGGTCCTACAACACCCGAAGCGGATAAAATCTTGTATGACAAAAAAATTTTTCTTATACCGGATATACTCTGTAATGCAGGTGGTGTAACCGTTTCATATTTTGAATGGGTTCAGGACCTGCAGGCACATTTCTGGAAAGAGACGGATGTTAATGAAAAACTTCGTGAAATAATGACACGCAGCTTTGGTGAAGTTCTGTCAATTTCGCAGAATGAAAAAGTAAATATGCGACTGGCTGCTTATATTCTTGGTGTAGGTAGAGTGGCTGAAGCAATAAAAGTCAGAGGAATATATCCGTAG